Genomic window (Croceicoccus sp. Ery15):
GGCGTGACCGCATTGTCGCGGCTGTCGAAATGAAAGCCAAAGCCCAGCGCGCCGGTCGTCAGCTTGCGCTGAAAGTCGGTCGGGAAATCGTCGGGCACGCCCTCTATCTCGGGCAATTCCACGCTGGTCTTCAGCCCGCGAAAATCGACGATCGGCCCCAGCGAAAAGCGCGGATCGGCCAGATGCAGCCGTGCCGATCCGAAAATGCCATATTGGTATTTGTTCGTATATTCGATCCCGTCGGGCGCAAAGGCGGGGTACATGTCGAGCGATATTTTACCGTGCCCGATCCCGAATTTATAGGAAACGCGCCCGTCGAACGCCTGTCCCGACTGGAAATAGCCGATACCGTATGACCCGTTCCCCGTCTTGATGCCGCCCAACATGCGCCGCGTGGTGCGTTGCGGCTGGCCGGGGGTCATGTCCACGAATTGCGCCACCACGCCGAAACCGCCGTCGACTGCCGGTTCGGTGATGATGACAGGCATGGGAAAGAACCCGCCCGTCATCAGGCTTTCGGAAAAGTCGAGCTTGCCATCCTCGTCATCGTAGAACGGGTCGAGGAAGCCACCATGCTTGCTGCCATGCGGCTGATCCGACGGTGCAGGTGCAGGCGGCGATATCTCACCTTCGGCAGGGGCGTCCTGCGCCAGAGCGGGTTGCGCCATCAAGGTCAGCGCCGCCACCAGAAAAACCCGATTCAGCCTGCGCCCCACACCAAACACCCATGCCTGCATCGCCGCGACCGGCGGCGTTCCGGCAGGCAGGATAACGCGGCGTATGGGCGCGAATATCGGGGTAAGCCCCGATGCGGCCTGTTTTATGCAAGCAAAAGGGGCGCCCCGCCAATCGGCAGGACGCCCCCGATGATAGCGCGGCCGGTGCCGGATCAGGCCGGTTGCGGTGCCTGTTCCGCCTGCGCGATCTGGTCCGCCGGCTCGGTGCGGATCAGATAGTCGAACGCCGAAAGCCCTGCCGTCGCGCCCTGACCCATCGAAATGATGATCTGCTTATAGGGCACATCGGTCGCGTCGCCCGCCGCGAACACGCCGGGCAGATTGGTCGCAGCCCTCGCGTCGGTGACGATCTCGCCATGCTTCGACAGTTCGAGCCCCGAATCCTTCAGCCACTCGGTATTGGGCACCAGACCGATCTGCACGAACACGCCCTGCAATTCGACCTTGTGAAGCTCGCCCGATTCGCGGTCCTTGTATTCAAGGCCCGACACGCGCTCGCCATCGCCGAGGATTTCGGTCGTCGCGGCAGAGGTGATGATGTTGACGTTCTTCATCGACCGCAGCTTGTCCTGCAGCACCTGATCAGCGCGCAGCTTGCTGTCGAATTCGATCAGCGTGACATGACCGACGATATTGGCCAGATCGATTGCCGCCTCGACGCCCGAGTTGCCGCCGCCGATTACCGCGACATGCTTGCCCTTGAACAGCGGGCCATCGCAGTGGGGGCAATAGGCAACGCCCTTGTTGCGATATTCCATCTCGCCCGGCACGCCCAGATTGCGCCAGCGCGCACCGGTCGTCAGGATCAGGCTGCGCGCTTTCAGCGATGCGCCATTGGCCAGCTTCACCTCGTGCAGCCCGCCCGCTTGCGATGCGGGGATCAGCTTTTCCGCCGTCTGCAGGTTCATCACGTCGATATCATATTCGCCGACATGCTGTTCCAGCGCGGCGGCCAGCTTGGGCCCTTCGGTATAGGGGACGGAAATGAAATTCTCGATCCCCATGGTGTCGAGCACCTGCCCGCCAAAGCGTTCGGCCGCTATGCCGGTGCTGAAACCCTTGCGCGCGGTATAGACCGCTGCCGAGGCACCGGCAGGGCCGCCGCCGACGACGAGCACTTCGAACGCGTCCTTCGCGGCGATCTTTTCGGCCTGCTTTGCGGTTGCACCGGTGTCGATCTTGGCAAGGATTTCCTCGACACTCATCTTGCCGCTGGCGAACATCTCGCCATGCAGGAAGGTGGCGGGCACGGCCATCACGCCGCGCGCGTCGACTTCGTCCTGAAACGTCCCGCCCTCGATCAAAGTGGCGGTGATGCGCGGGTTATACAGCGCCATCAGGGTCAGCGCCTGCACCACGTCGGGGCAATTGTGACAGGACAGCGAGAAATACATTTCGAAATCGAAATCGCCTTCCAGCGCCTCGATCTGCTCGATGACTTCGGGCTCGACCTTGGGCGGGTGGCCGCCTGCCCACAACAGGGCAAGGACGAGCGAGGTGAATTCGTGGCCCAGCGGGATACCGGCAAAGCGGACCCATCTGGCGGGATCGCTGGCGCGGCGGATGATAAAGCTGGGCTTGCGGTCGTCATTGCCGTCGAAAGAGGCGCTGACCTTGTCGTTCAGCTCTGCGATTTCGGTCAGCAATTCGCGCGTGTCGTCCGACTTCTTGCCCTCACCAAGCGAGGCGACGAGTTCGATCGGCTCACGCAGATTGTCGAGATACTGCTTAAGCTGCTGTTTCAGATTGGCTTCAAGCATGGCGGGGGCCTCCTGTTTCACATATTCTGGACGCAAAAGCGGCCCGGACGGCGGGACCATCCGGGCCGCTCCGCTTTTCGTGCCCCTTCAAGGGAAGAGGGCGTGTGTTGGATCAGATCTTGCCGACGAGGTCGAGCGAGGGAGCGAGGGTCTCGCTGCCTTCTTCCCACTTGGCGGGGCAGACCTGGCCGGGGTTGTTGCGGACATACTGGGCAGCCTTGATCTTGCGGACCAGTTCCGACGCGTTACGGCCGACGCCTTCGCAGGTGATTTCCATGATCTGGATCACGCCATCGGGATCGACGACAAAGGTTGCGCGATCGGCAAGGCCCATTTCCTCACGCAGCACGCCGAAATTGTTCGACAGCGTGTGCAGCTGGTCGCCCAGCATCGGGAACTGGATCTTGCCGATCTTTTCCGAAGTGTCGTGCCATGCCTTGTGGCTGAAGTGGGTGTCGGTCGACACGCCGTACACTTCCACGCCCATGCCCTTCAGCGTTTCGTACTGGTCGGCCAGGTCTTCCAGCTCGGTCGGGCAGACGAAGGTGAAGTCGGCGGGGTAGAAGAAGAAGACGGCCCAGTTGCCCTTCACGTCGGTGTCGGCAACGTCGAAGAAGTCCTTGCCGGCCTGAAAAGCGGTGGCCTTGAACGGCTTGATCGTGCTTCCGATGATACCCATGCGGTGTTTACTCCATTGGTGTTTGCCGGGATGCGATAGTGCACCACGGACGTGAATTTCCGTTGCGAGACACCAGATAGGCGCTGCACCCGCGAACCCCAAGCGGAGAAAGCCGATAAGTTTGATAGAATTATTCAATGAAACGGAATTAATCGGTTTACCCGATCAATTGCACGATCCGTCAGCGGCAATTTCCGGCGTCGCCGCGGATGCTTCGTTTCAGGATTTTCGCAATTGCAACAAAGGCTTCACCCGCATTGCGCGCGATGCAGCAGGAAATGATCGGCCAGCGTCAGGGCCATCATCGCCTCTACCACCGGCACGCCGCGCAGGCCCACACAGGGGTCGTGGCGGCCCTTGGTCACGATCTCACCCTCGGTAAAACCGTCCGAATCATCGCTTTTCCTGATCGTCGGCACGGGAATCAGGATCGAACTGGTCGGTTTGAACGCCACGCGCAGGCGCACGGGCTGTCCGGTGGAAATGCCGCCAGCAATACCGCCTGCGTGATTGGCATCGAATGTCACGCCGCCCTGTGCAGGCCGCATCGGATCGGCGTTTTCCTCGCCCGACAGGCGTGCAGCCTCGAACCCGTCGCCGATCTCGATCCCCTTCACCGCATTGATGCCCATCATCGCGGCGGCCAGATCGGCATCCAGCTTGCCATAGACCGGCGCGCCCCAACCGGCGGGCACGCCCGTTGCCTCGCACGTCACGACCGCGCCCAGCGACGACCCCGCCTTGCGCGCGGCGTCGAGCTTTTCGGACCAGCGGGCGACGGCGGCGGCATCGGGGCAAAAGAACGGATTGGTCGGTATCAGCGCGGGATCGAAACGGGCCGGATCGATCGCATCGCCGCCCATTTCCGACACCCATGCGCGGATCGTTACGCCCGGGATGATCTTGCGCGCGATCGCGCCTGCCGCGACACGCGCGGCGGTTTCGCGGGCGCTGGACCGGCCACCGCCGCGATAGTCGCGAAAACCGTATTTCGCGTCATAGGCGTAATCGGCATGGCCGGGCCGATAGCTTTGCGCGATGTCCGAATAATCCTTCGACCTTTGATCGGTGTTTTCGATCATCAGGCTGACCGGCGTGCCGGTGGTGCGCCCCTCGAACACCCCCGACAGGATGCGCACCTCGTCCGGCTCGCGCCTTTGGGTGGTAAAGCGGCTGGTGCCCGGGCGGCGCGCGTCGAGGAAGGGCTGGATATCCGCTTCGTCCAGCGCGATCTGCGGCGGGCACCCGTCCACCACCGCGCCCAGCGCGGGTCCGTGGCTTTCGCCCCATGTCGTGAAACGCAGCACGCGGCCGAAACTGTTGACGCTCATGACTGTCCTTCCTGACCGGCCCTATTCATCCGTTGCGCGCAAAAGTCCACCTGCCCTATCGGCGGCGGCATACGAAAATGACGCGAAAGGCAGCATGATGAGCATGATTCTATATGGCATCCCCAATTGCGACACGGTGAAAAAGGCGCGCAAATGGCTGGAGGGCGAAGGGATCGATTATGCGTTCCACGACTATAAAAAGGCCGGTGTGCCGCAAGATCATCTGAAGGCATGGATCGCCGACATGGGCTGGGAAGCGATCCTGAACAAGCGCGGCACCACGTTCCGCAGTCTGTCCGACGCGGACAAGCAGGATATCGATGCCGCCAAGGCAGAGGCGCTGCTGATCGCTAATCCGTCGATGATCAAGCGGCCCGTGGTGGAATATGACGGCGGCCTGCTGGTCGGGTTCAGCGATAAGGAATGGGCTGCCGCGTTAAAAAAATAATGCGAGACACTCGCAATATGATCGGGCCGGCCTATATGCGGGACGAATATACGAACAAAGGAAGCCAATGGCCCGCCCCGAACCGCGCACGCTTACCCTCCTGTCTCGCACTCAGGTTACGCCCCATATGGTGCGCTTGCGATTGGGCGGTTCGGGGTTGGCCGGCTTTCCGCAAGGGTCCGAAGGCGGCTATGTCAAACTGCGTCTGTCCGAGGGCGGCGATGGCGCAAAGCCGGTGGTGCGAACCTATACCATCCGCCATCAGGGCGAGGACGGGCTGGATATCGATTTCGTCGTCCACGGGCTGGATCACGATACGCCCGGTCCGGCGGTCAGCTGGGCGCTGAATGCCGCGATCGGCGACACGATCGTGGTCGGCGGACCGGGGCCTGCCAAACCGCTGCCCGCAAGCATGGACCGCTATCTGGTGGCGGGCGACATGACCGCATTGCCCGCCATCTCGGTCAATATCGAATCGCTGCCCGCCGACGCGCGGGGTGCCGCCGTGATCGAAATCCAGCACGAGGATGACCGGCAGGACATTGCCGTGCCCCAGGGGTTTGCAATCCACTGGCTGGTCAATCCGCATTCGGGCAATGATCCCGAATTGCTGCTGCGGGCAATGCGTGATCTGGGCTGGCAGGACGGCGAAACCTATGCATGGGTCGCGGCCGAATTTTCGACCATGCGTGCCCTGCGCGATTATTTCCGCATCGAACGCGGGCTGGGTCCCGACCGGCTCTATGTCTCCAGCTATTGGAAACAGGGCGAGGACGAGGATAACCACCGCGTGACCAAGCGTGCTGATCTGGACGCGGTGGGCTGACCGCTTAACCCTTTCCCCGCCCGGCCTTTTGTGCCAGTCCGATAGCTGGACTGACAGGGGAAGGGTCGCACCATGAAATCACTGAAACTCGCCGCCGCGGGGCTTGCATTGGCTACCGCCGCTCTCGTCACTCCGGCCCATGCGCAGGACGCGATGGCGGAAGCCGCCCCGCTTGACCCTGCGCGCCTTGCAGCGGCGCAAAAGATGGTCGGCTATCTGCTGCCCGACGGTTCCTATGCGCGCATGATGGAACAGAGCATGGACCAGATTGTCGCCATGTCGATGAATTCGGTGATGGATCTGCCGATGCGCGATCTGGCCGCGCTGGGCGGAGTGAGCGAACAGGACCTTGCCAGTGCTGGCGAGGGAACGATGCGCGAGATGATGGCGATCCTCGACCCCCATTTCGAAGAGCGGCAGACCCTGTCGATGCGCGCCATGATGTCGGCCATGACCGGCGTGATGACATCGATGGAGCCCAAGGTGCGCGAGGGATTGAGCGAGGCCTATGCCGCGCAGTTCACCACTGCCGAATTGAACGAGATCACACGCTTTTTCGAAACGCCCGCTGGTGGAAAATACGCGGCCAGCTCGATGATGGTCTATATGGACCCCGCCGTGATGGCGCGGATGCAGGAAATGGTCCCCGCGCTGATGCAGGAAATGCCCGCCATCATCGAAGAGACCAAACAGGCGACTGCCCATTTGCCCCCGCCGCGTTCGGTGGACGAGCTGACCGAGGAAGAGCGCGAGAAGCTGGGCGGGATGATCCGCGAGGATTAGGCCCGCCGCGCCGTGACGATATAGTTCAACGCCAGATCGTCCGAAATCTCCAGCCCGCGCAGCGGCGAGAAAGCGATACCCCTCGGCTCGCCCGTCTTCAGCCCTGCGGCGGACAGCAATTCGCACAATTCGTCGGGCGTGATGAAATCGTCCCAATGATGCGTGCCGCGCGGGACCATGCCCATCCGCTCGGCTCCCTCGACCAGCAGCAGTTTCGACCGCGTGGTGCGATTGGGGGTCGACAGCACCATCAGCCCGCCGCCGGTCAGCCGTTCCTGCAACTGGTGCACAAAGGCGCCCTTGTCGGCCACATGCTCGATCACTTCCATCGATGTGACGAGGTCGAACCGCCCAGCGTCCAGCGCTGCAAGCTCCCCCGCGTGATAGGCGATGTCCAGCCCGCCCGCAGCCGCGTGGGCACGCGCAGCCCCGATATTCTCTGCCGCGGCATCGACGCCGGTGACCGCCGCGCCAAGCCGGGCCAGAGGTTCGCACAACAGACCCGCGCCGCAGCCCACATCCAGCGCCCTTTTGCCCGCCAGCGGATGGCGCGCGCGTATATCGCCGCCCCAATGCATATCGATGGCATCGCGGATAAAGCCCAGCCGCACGGGATTCAGCCGGTGCAGCATGGCTGACGACCCCTTGGGGTCCCACCAGTCCGCTGCCAGCGCGCCGAAATGCGCGGCCTCTTGCGGTCGGATCGTTTTGGCCGGCATATTGGTTACAGGTGATATTGTTGCATTGCCCATGCCATCCCCTTAACAGCGCGCCATTCGAACGGCCAGCATTCGCATGGCCCCACTCGCAAACGGACAGGAAGAGGCGAAGCATTTGGCGCGCATCGTGATGAAATTCGGCGGCACCTCGATGGCGGGGACGGAGCGGATCCGTCGCGTCGCCAATATCGTGCGCCGCCAGCAGGCCGCAGGGCACGAGGTGGCGGTCGTCGTCTCTGCCATGGCGGGCGAGACCGACCGGCTGGTCAATTTCTGCCGCGAGGCGAACCCGCTGTACGATCCGGCCGAATATGATGTGGTGGTCGCGGCGGGCGAACAGATCACCAGCGGCCTTCTGGCGCTGACCCTGCAGGCTTTGGGCTGCAAGGCGCGGTCGTGGCTGGGCTGGCAATTGCCGATCCATACCGACAATGCCCATGCCAAGGCCCGCATCGGCGAGATCGAGGCCGATGCCGTCATCGCCAGCATGCAGGCGGGCGAGATTGCCGTGATTCCCGGCTTTCAGGGCCTTGCCGAGGATGGCCGCGTGGCCACGCTGGGACGCGGCGGCAGCGATACCAGCGCGGTCGCCGTGGCGGCTGCGGTCAAGGCGGACCGGTGCGACATCTATACCGATGTCGACGGCGTCTATACCACCGACCCGCGCATCGTGGCCAAGGCCCGCAAGCTGAAGGCCGTGACGTTCGAGGAAATGCTCGAACTCGCCTCGGTCGGGTCCAAGGTGTTACAGACCCGTTCGGTCAGCCTTGCGATGA
Coding sequences:
- a CDS encoding BamA/TamA family outer membrane protein, with protein sequence MAALTLMAQPALAQDAPAEGEISPPAPAPSDQPHGSKHGGFLDPFYDDEDGKLDFSESLMTGGFFPMPVIITEPAVDGGFGVVAQFVDMTPGQPQRTTRRMLGGIKTGNGSYGIGYFQSGQAFDGRVSYKFGIGHGKISLDMYPAFAPDGIEYTNKYQYGIFGSARLHLADPRFSLGPIVDFRGLKTSVELPEIEGVPDDFPTDFQRKLTTGALGFGFHFDSRDNAVTPRSGFNAFVEGKFNSDSFGSDRNFEIYDADVYAFYPLAEKWTLGAKTELDAARGDFPSFFAPSVDLRGVQAGRYQGSTAWSSEVEVTRKLFPRWSVVGFAGYGTAYAGSSKFFEDSGAVFAGGGGFRYRIARKLGVDAGMDVAFGPDGAIFYIQFGHAWSMGMD
- the ahpF gene encoding alkyl hydroperoxide reductase subunit F; translated protein: MLEANLKQQLKQYLDNLREPIELVASLGEGKKSDDTRELLTEIAELNDKVSASFDGNDDRKPSFIIRRASDPARWVRFAGIPLGHEFTSLVLALLWAGGHPPKVEPEVIEQIEALEGDFDFEMYFSLSCHNCPDVVQALTLMALYNPRITATLIEGGTFQDEVDARGVMAVPATFLHGEMFASGKMSVEEILAKIDTGATAKQAEKIAAKDAFEVLVVGGGPAGASAAVYTARKGFSTGIAAERFGGQVLDTMGIENFISVPYTEGPKLAAALEQHVGEYDIDVMNLQTAEKLIPASQAGGLHEVKLANGASLKARSLILTTGARWRNLGVPGEMEYRNKGVAYCPHCDGPLFKGKHVAVIGGGNSGVEAAIDLANIVGHVTLIEFDSKLRADQVLQDKLRSMKNVNIITSAATTEILGDGERVSGLEYKDRESGELHKVELQGVFVQIGLVPNTEWLKDSGLELSKHGEIVTDARAATNLPGVFAAGDATDVPYKQIIISMGQGATAGLSAFDYLIRTEPADQIAQAEQAPQPA
- a CDS encoding DUF2059 domain-containing protein, encoding MKSLKLAAAGLALATAALVTPAHAQDAMAEAAPLDPARLAAAQKMVGYLLPDGSYARMMEQSMDQIVAMSMNSVMDLPMRDLAALGGVSEQDLASAGEGTMREMMAILDPHFEERQTLSMRAMMSAMTGVMTSMEPKVREGLSEAYAAQFTTAELNEITRFFETPAGGKYAASSMMVYMDPAVMARMQEMVPALMQEMPAIIEETKQATAHLPPPRSVDELTEEEREKLGGMIRED
- the aroC gene encoding chorismate synthase gives rise to the protein MSVNSFGRVLRFTTWGESHGPALGAVVDGCPPQIALDEADIQPFLDARRPGTSRFTTQRREPDEVRILSGVFEGRTTGTPVSLMIENTDQRSKDYSDIAQSYRPGHADYAYDAKYGFRDYRGGGRSSARETAARVAAGAIARKIIPGVTIRAWVSEMGGDAIDPARFDPALIPTNPFFCPDAAAVARWSEKLDAARKAGSSLGAVVTCEATGVPAGWGAPVYGKLDADLAAAMMGINAVKGIEIGDGFEAARLSGEENADPMRPAQGGVTFDANHAGGIAGGISTGQPVRLRVAFKPTSSILIPVPTIRKSDDSDGFTEGEIVTKGRHDPCVGLRGVPVVEAMMALTLADHFLLHRAQCG
- a CDS encoding ArsC family reductase; translated protein: MSMILYGIPNCDTVKKARKWLEGEGIDYAFHDYKKAGVPQDHLKAWIADMGWEAILNKRGTTFRSLSDADKQDIDAAKAEALLIANPSMIKRPVVEYDGGLLVGFSDKEWAAALKK
- the ahpC gene encoding alkyl hydroperoxide reductase subunit C encodes the protein MGIIGSTIKPFKATAFQAGKDFFDVADTDVKGNWAVFFFYPADFTFVCPTELEDLADQYETLKGMGVEVYGVSTDTHFSHKAWHDTSEKIGKIQFPMLGDQLHTLSNNFGVLREEMGLADRATFVVDPDGVIQIMEITCEGVGRNASELVRKIKAAQYVRNNPGQVCPAKWEEGSETLAPSLDLVGKI
- a CDS encoding siderophore-interacting protein — encoded protein: MARPEPRTLTLLSRTQVTPHMVRLRLGGSGLAGFPQGSEGGYVKLRLSEGGDGAKPVVRTYTIRHQGEDGLDIDFVVHGLDHDTPGPAVSWALNAAIGDTIVVGGPGPAKPLPASMDRYLVAGDMTALPAISVNIESLPADARGAAVIEIQHEDDRQDIAVPQGFAIHWLVNPHSGNDPELLLRAMRDLGWQDGETYAWVAAEFSTMRALRDYFRIERGLGPDRLYVSSYWKQGEDEDNHRVTKRADLDAVG
- a CDS encoding aspartate kinase — translated: MKFGGTSMAGTERIRRVANIVRRQQAAGHEVAVVVSAMAGETDRLVNFCREANPLYDPAEYDVVVAAGEQITSGLLALTLQALGCKARSWLGWQLPIHTDNAHAKARIGEIEADAVIASMQAGEIAVIPGFQGLAEDGRVATLGRGGSDTSAVAVAAAVKADRCDIYTDVDGVYTTDPRIVAKARKLKAVTFEEMLELASVGSKVLQTRSVSLAMKEKVPVQVLSSFVDDDAPLADELPGTLIVSEEELEGLDMESQLITGIAADKNEAKVILTRVPDRPGAVASVFTPLAAANINVDMIIQNVGREKGETDVTFTVPSADLVRTQALLEEHKPHIGFNRIITDPKVAKISIVGVGMRSHAGIASTMFKALADRGINIQAISTSEIKVSVLIDEDETELAVRVLHTAYGLDSVDDAA
- the ubiG gene encoding bifunctional 2-polyprenyl-6-hydroxyphenol methylase/3-demethylubiquinol 3-O-methyltransferase UbiG, which codes for MGNATISPVTNMPAKTIRPQEAAHFGALAADWWDPKGSSAMLHRLNPVRLGFIRDAIDMHWGGDIRARHPLAGKRALDVGCGAGLLCEPLARLGAAVTGVDAAAENIGAARAHAAAGGLDIAYHAGELAALDAGRFDLVTSMEVIEHVADKGAFVHQLQERLTGGGLMVLSTPNRTTRSKLLLVEGAERMGMVPRGTHHWDDFITPDELCELLSAAGLKTGEPRGIAFSPLRGLEISDDLALNYIVTARRA